The DNA region GCTTTGGGTCCGTTACCGATAATGTTAATATCTTTGATAGGCTGTGTCAGCTTACCGTCTTCAATCATATAACCGAATTTTACGAAGAACGTAAAGTCACCTGCACCAATCTGCACCTGTCCGTTGGTGAATTGTTGTGCATAGATACCGTTCTTTACAGTAGAGATGATATCTTCTTCCTTCATATCTCCGGCTTCCATATACGTGGCACGCATACGAGGAATAGGCACATTACGGAAAGTATCGCGGCGTCCGTTTCCGGTAGGAGCCACACCGTAGTGTTTAGAACTGATACGGTCGTGCAGGTAACTGGTCAATATGCCATCCTTCACGATATAAGTCTTCTGTCCTTCTATACCTTCATCATCGAAGTTTACAGAACCACGATTGAAAGGAATCGTACCGTCATCTACCACACTGATATGTTCATTACATACTTTCTTGTTCAACTGATCGGCAAAGATAGAAACATTCTTACGGTTGAAATCAGCTTCAAACGCATGTCCGATAGCTTCGTGCAACAAGATACCCGAACCGCCGGATGCCATCACCACAGGGAGTTCACCACCTTTAGGCTTAATGGCTTTAAACATGATTGCTGTATTGTCTACAACTTCGCGAGCTATCACTTCGATAATATCATCCGTCATAAACTCAAATCCTTTACGATAGGAACGAGTGGCATAGTTATTTTCCATACGTCCGTTCTCTTCCATAATACAGAAAGCCATATAGGATACCATCGGACGGTAATCATAGTAAGTCACACCTTCTGAATTACAGAACAGCACATGTGTTGTGTTGTCGCTCAAAGAAGCCTGCACCTTACGTACACGATTATCCAGCGCAAAGACTTTATCATTCAGTTTTTGCAGATAAGGCATCTTCTCTTTCAGGCTCACTTCTTCCCAGGGAGTAACTACAGAGTAACGGTCTCTTTCAATCGTCTTCTCCTTAAATGCGACAGGCTTTCCAGCCTTACCGGAAGAAGCAATACGGGCAGCCGTACGTGCGGCACGCAACATTTCTTCCAACGTCACACCTTCCACATAAGCATAACCGCTTTGGTCACCGGCTAATACACGCACCCCCATACCGAAGTCAATATTTGAACTGCAATTGTTCACTTTACCGTCCATCAGGGCTACAGC from Bacteroides sp. MSB163 includes:
- a CDS encoding TldD/PmbA family protein, whose translation is MDRRNFLRMGSLAVLGSLAAPSLALPDTVRGALGGTDNKSAVAAAMKHFGVTEADLKKVLTAALEKGGDYADLYFEHSFNNAVALMDGKVNNCSSNIDFGMGVRVLAGDQSGYAYVEGVTLEEMLRAARTAARIASSGKAGKPVAFKEKTIERDRYSVVTPWEEVSLKEKMPYLQKLNDKVFALDNRVRKVQASLSDNTTHVLFCNSEGVTYYDYRPMVSYMAFCIMEENGRMENNYATRSYRKGFEFMTDDIIEVIAREVVDNTAIMFKAIKPKGGELPVVMASGGSGILLHEAIGHAFEADFNRKNVSIFADQLNKKVCNEHISVVDDGTIPFNRGSVNFDDEGIEGQKTYIVKDGILTSYLHDRISSKHYGVAPTGNGRRDTFRNVPIPRMRATYMEAGDMKEEDIISTVKNGIYAQQFTNGQVQIGAGDFTFFVKFGYMIEDGKLTQPIKDINIIGNGPKALADITMVASNDQIDNGTWTCGKDGQSCPVTCGMPSALVSKLTVGGEN